In the genome of Gemmatimonadaceae bacterium, one region contains:
- the ispE gene encoding 4-(cytidine 5'-diphospho)-2-C-methyl-D-erythritol kinase — MPAARAAAQAKVNLRLRVLTQESSGYHQIETVFQRLDLADEVTIRVGAAGRSIDCTGDTIPAAGLGAPEQNLAYRAAAAYQAAAGWPDGFAIEIVKRIPVGGGLGGGSADAGAVLRMLDAMAPRPMGVRVLELAARLGADVAFMATETPLAFAWGRGERMLGLTPLPRRRVQLVVPEFAIGTADAYRWLSASRPAYEPTGALLPAAALLSWDEVEAVAENDFEAAVIQHHPRIGAYRQALARAGAKVAMLAGSGSTVFGVFADGARGVLAADVPDARLMETRTSIHVVPVRLIE; from the coding sequence ATGCCGGCCGCCCGCGCCGCCGCCCAGGCCAAGGTCAACCTGAGGCTCCGGGTACTCACGCAGGAGTCGTCGGGCTACCACCAGATCGAGACCGTCTTCCAGCGACTCGACCTGGCCGACGAGGTGACGATCCGCGTGGGTGCCGCGGGCCGGTCCATCGACTGCACCGGGGACACGATACCGGCTGCCGGGCTGGGCGCCCCCGAGCAGAACCTGGCGTATCGCGCCGCCGCGGCCTATCAGGCCGCCGCCGGCTGGCCCGACGGGTTCGCGATCGAGATCGTGAAGCGCATTCCGGTGGGCGGCGGGCTGGGCGGCGGCAGCGCCGACGCCGGCGCCGTGCTCCGCATGCTCGACGCGATGGCGCCGCGTCCGATGGGCGTGCGCGTGCTGGAACTGGCCGCGCGGCTTGGCGCGGACGTGGCGTTCATGGCCACCGAAACGCCGCTGGCCTTTGCCTGGGGGCGCGGCGAACGGATGCTGGGACTCACGCCGCTGCCGCGCCGGCGGGTGCAGCTGGTGGTGCCGGAGTTCGCGATCGGCACGGCCGACGCCTACCGGTGGCTGTCGGCATCGCGGCCGGCCTACGAGCCCACGGGGGCGCTGCTGCCGGCCGCGGCGCTCCTGTCCTGGGACGAGGTGGAGGCGGTGGCCGAGAACGATTTCGAGGCGGCGGTGATCCAGCACCACCCGCGGATCGGCGCGTATCGCCAGGCGCTGGCTCGCGCGGGGGCCAAGGTGGCCATGCTGGCGGGATCCGGCTCCACCGTGTTCGGGGTGTTCGCCGACGGGGCGCGCGGGGTGCTGGCGGCCGACGTCCCCGACGCGCGCCTGATGGAGACGCGGACGTCGATTCACGTTGTACCCGTCCGCCTGATCGAGTAG
- a CDS encoding lysylphosphatidylglycerol synthase transmembrane domain-containing protein: MKLRWKSALGIALSAGGLWWALHGVPWHDVIDRLRHASVPLIILCSVAATGIFPLRAIRWQIILDPVVPDLPIAPLWRSVAIGAMANNVLPARAGELARAYALTRERPEVSFSTSFASLAVDRLFDGAAVLLLMGAAMLDPHFPGIADLGGRSVASAGIGVVGITLAGFLALYVLASYPQRMIRIYEAFARRVAPAIEERGRRILTSFASGLSVLRSPRRFLLVLWWALLHWLLNAFAFWLAFKAVHVDVPLSAALFVQGVIVVFVSIPSTPGFAGVFEAGAKMGLNVYGIGATAAATWALLFHVVSYIPITLMGAWYLTRAGITYGEIQAAAGRDAAPNGTP, from the coding sequence GTGAAGCTCAGATGGAAGAGTGCGCTCGGCATCGCGCTGAGCGCGGGCGGGCTGTGGTGGGCGCTGCACGGCGTGCCCTGGCACGATGTGATCGACCGGCTGCGGCACGCGAGCGTTCCGTTGATCATCCTCTGCTCGGTGGCGGCCACGGGGATCTTCCCGCTGCGCGCCATCCGCTGGCAGATCATTCTCGACCCCGTGGTGCCCGATCTGCCCATCGCCCCGCTCTGGCGGTCGGTGGCGATCGGAGCGATGGCCAACAACGTGCTCCCCGCGCGAGCCGGCGAGTTGGCGCGCGCCTACGCGCTCACGCGCGAGCGGCCCGAGGTGTCGTTCTCCACGTCGTTCGCGTCGCTGGCCGTGGACCGGCTGTTCGACGGCGCGGCGGTGCTGCTGCTGATGGGCGCCGCGATGCTCGATCCGCACTTTCCCGGCATCGCCGATCTGGGCGGCCGATCGGTGGCCAGCGCCGGGATCGGCGTGGTGGGGATCACCCTGGCGGGCTTCCTCGCCCTGTACGTGCTGGCCAGCTATCCGCAGCGCATGATCCGGATCTACGAGGCGTTCGCGCGCCGCGTGGCCCCGGCCATCGAAGAGCGCGGACGGCGAATCCTGACGTCGTTCGCCAGCGGCCTGAGCGTGCTGCGCAGCCCGCGCCGGTTCCTGCTCGTGCTCTGGTGGGCGTTGCTCCACTGGCTGCTCAACGCCTTCGCGTTCTGGCTGGCGTTCAAGGCGGTGCACGTGGATGTGCCGCTCTCGGCGGCGCTCTTCGTGCAGGGCGTGATCGTGGTGTTCGTGTCGATCCCCTCCACGCCGGGGTTCGCGGGCGTGTTCGAGGCGGGCGCCAAGATGGGACTCAACGTCTACGGCATCGGCGCCACGGCGGCGGCCACGTGGGCGCTGCTGTTCCACGTGGTGTCGTACATCCCGATCACGCTCATGGGGGCGTGGTATCTGACCCGGGCCGGCATCACCTACGGCGAGATCCAGGCGGCCGCCGGCCGGGACGCCGCGCCCAACGGAACGCCCTGA